The following proteins come from a genomic window of Prionailurus viverrinus isolate Anna chromosome D1, UM_Priviv_1.0, whole genome shotgun sequence:
- the LOC125146485 gene encoding olfactory receptor 51V1: protein MKYPDEDIKVGSCIHEYELTGEKYLSSRITGLVSPIMNSSSFLLTGFSGLEQQYPWISIPFLTIYAMVLSGNCMVLHVIRTEPSLHQPMFYFLAMLAFTDLCMGLSTFHTVLGILWGFIREISLDSCTAQSYFIHGLSFMESSVLLTMAFDRYVAICNPLRYSSILTNSRIFKIGLAIVGRSFFFITPPIINLKFFHYCHSHILSHSFCLHQDLLRLACSDIRFNSYYALMLVIFTLLLDAILILYSYFLILRSVLVIASQEERHKSFQTCVSHICAVLVFYIPIISLTMMHRFGKHLSPVVHVLMGNIYILFPPLMNPIIYSVKTQQIRSRILRLFSLKIY, encoded by the exons ATGAAATATCCAGATGAAGATATCAAAGTAGGCAGCTGTATCCATGAGTATGAGCTCACAGGAGAG AAGTATCTCAGTTCCAGAATTACCGGTTTGGTAAGCCCTATCATgaattcttcctcctttcttctcactGGATTTTCTGGCCTGGAGCAGCAGTATCCCTGGATCTCCATTCCCTTTTTGACCATCTATGCCATGGTGCTTTCGGGCAATTGCATGGTGCTACATGTGATCCGGACAGAGCCCAGCCTGCACCAGCCCATGTTCTACTTCCTGGCCATGCTGGCCTTCACTGACCTGTGCATGGGGCTGTCCACGTTCCACACAGTGCTGGGGATCCTGTGGGGGTTCATTCGAGAAATCAGCCTGGATTCCTGCACTGCCCAGTCCTATTTTATCCATGGTCTTTCCTTCATGGAGTCCTCTGTTCTCCTTACGATGGCCTTTGATAGGTATGTTGCTATTTGTAATCCATTGCGTTATTCCTCCATTCTGACTAATTCCAGGATTTTCAAAATTGGGCTCGCCATAGTAGGTAGGAGTTTCTTCTTTATTACACCCCCCATCATCAATCTGAAATTTTTCCATTACTGCCATTCCCACATCCTCTCTCACTCATTCTGTCTACACCAGGATCTTCTCCGCCTCGCTTGCTCAGACATAAGATTCAATAGCTACTATGCCCTGATGCTGGTCATTTTCACACTATTGTTGGATGCTATTCTGATCCTTTACTCCTATTTCCTGATTCTTAGGTCAGTGCTGGTAATTGCCTCTCAGGAGGAGCGACATAAATCATTTCAGACTTGTGTCTCCCACATTTGTGCTGTTCTCGTGTTCTACATCCCTATCATTAGCCTCACAATGATGCACCGTTTTGGCAAGCATCTCTCCCCTGTGGTCCATGTACTTATGGGCAACATCTACATCCTTTTTCCACCTTTGATGAACCCCATCATCTACAGTGTCAAGACCCAGCAGATTCGTAGCAGAATACTCAGactcttttctctgaaaatatattGA